A part of Aquibium oceanicum genomic DNA contains:
- a CDS encoding nuclear transport factor 2 family protein: MQEDVRGVVERLFRAAEAADIPAALGCFAENGVLIDPHYPNPEMRGRTEIEKGLVWGLSVMKQFGFRIARVFEGADGRSAAFEIDTNHVLKGGQKLSFPQVFVVDVEDGLIVSMRAYEPYGPNGIGGFFLGLERLKRRVFR, translated from the coding sequence ATGCAAGAGGACGTCAGGGGCGTCGTCGAACGCCTGTTCAGGGCAGCGGAAGCGGCCGACATACCCGCAGCGCTCGGGTGTTTTGCAGAAAACGGCGTGCTGATCGATCCGCACTATCCCAATCCAGAGATGCGCGGTCGGACCGAGATCGAGAAGGGTCTGGTCTGGGGACTTTCGGTCATGAAGCAGTTCGGCTTCCGGATCGCGCGGGTCTTCGAGGGCGCGGATGGCCGCAGTGCGGCCTTCGAGATCGACACCAACCACGTGCTGAAGGGCGGTCAGAAACTGTCTTTCCCGCAGGTCTTCGTGGTCGACGTGGAGGACGGGCTGATCGTCAGCATGCGCGCCTACGAGCCCTACGGCCCGAACGGCATCGGCGGCTTCTTCCTGGGCCTGGAGAGGTTGAAGCGAAGGGTCTTCCGTTAG